In one Halorubrum sp. CBA1229 genomic region, the following are encoded:
- a CDS encoding HEWD family protein, which produces MSVTITPPRERECELCGRRERWDEEATGWQIADEPGEVYCIHEWDINGSFTPLRE; this is translated from the coding sequence ATGAGCGTGACCATCACCCCGCCGCGGGAACGCGAGTGCGAGCTGTGCGGTCGCCGGGAGCGGTGGGACGAGGAGGCCACCGGCTGGCAGATCGCCGACGAACCGGGCGAGGTCTACTGCATCCACGAGTGGGACATCAACGGGTCGTTCACGCCCCTGCGCGAGTGA
- a CDS encoding PGF-CTERM sorting domain-containing protein codes for MESVDTSISNRTLPPGTYRIAVRSEQGLASTADEATVTIGSRSTNGVTAYATTALDRGDLGTADAVRRAIANGTLSPTSTVASNETVVYAANATGLTGLPAAQNATPETGADLSQLGGLAFGVRSNASATDDDGTDADGPVPPNSSVHVDSTGLYLVAEGADALATDETPADGETFTAEFRVEDERLREAASDATDDHAVSTTVTFEALPTSEGDEDTASDDPIGGGSGGDDGNGSNGSGSSGGSGSSGGNGSNGSGSSGGGGSDGSGSSGGGGSNGSGSTGGGGSGGAGGGGGASGGGTGAGGGATAGGSGPAEATPGAGAAPSGSEAEKPNRKNGDRSVIGPGRNEDRFGIRPVADVRPVAGGDSIASPASVSPTVASANAGASPTEGDAPSSKPGADRGDAGSDRAGGDNSGAEATEVAGANGADAESDVRDGPAAKSESPDGEPETPSYDDAPIRTTADDVPGFGPLVTLVALLLTGRLAARRRSRGP; via the coding sequence GTGGAATCGGTCGACACGTCGATATCGAACAGGACGCTTCCTCCGGGAACGTACCGGATCGCCGTCCGCTCCGAACAGGGACTCGCCTCAACAGCCGACGAGGCCACTGTCACGATCGGGAGCCGTTCGACGAACGGTGTGACCGCCTACGCGACGACCGCCCTCGACCGAGGCGACCTCGGGACGGCCGACGCGGTGCGACGGGCGATCGCGAACGGAACGCTCTCGCCGACGTCGACCGTCGCCTCGAACGAGACCGTCGTGTACGCCGCGAACGCCACGGGATTGACCGGGCTGCCGGCCGCGCAGAACGCGACCCCCGAGACGGGCGCCGACCTGAGTCAGCTCGGCGGGCTCGCCTTTGGCGTGCGGTCGAACGCGTCGGCGACGGATGACGACGGGACCGACGCAGACGGGCCGGTCCCGCCGAACTCGTCCGTCCACGTTGACAGCACGGGGCTCTACCTCGTCGCCGAGGGCGCCGACGCGCTCGCGACCGATGAGACGCCCGCCGACGGAGAGACGTTTACTGCCGAGTTCCGCGTAGAGGACGAGCGCCTGCGCGAGGCCGCGTCGGACGCGACGGACGACCACGCCGTGTCGACGACGGTGACTTTCGAGGCGCTCCCGACGAGCGAGGGGGACGAAGATACTGCAAGCGACGATCCGATTGGAGGCGGCAGCGGCGGTGATGACGGTAATGGCAGTAACGGTAGTGGTAGTAGTGGCGGTAGTGGTAGTAGTGGCGGTAATGGCAGTAACGGTAGTGGTAGTAGTGGCGGTGGTGGCAGTGACGGTAGTGGTAGTAGTGGCGGTGGTGGCAGTAACGGTAGTGGTAGTACTGGTGGCGGTGGTAGCGGGGGAGCTGGCGGTGGTGGAGGAGCGTCCGGCGGCGGTACCGGCGCGGGCGGCGGTGCGACCGCCGGCGGAAGCGGACCGGCGGAGGCGACGCCGGGGGCGGGAGCCGCGCCGAGCGGCTCAGAGGCGGAGAAACCGAACAGGAAAAACGGGGACCGGTCCGTGATCGGTCCCGGACGGAACGAGGACCGGTTCGGGATCCGCCCGGTGGCCGACGTCCGACCGGTCGCAGGCGGCGATTCGATCGCGTCGCCCGCGTCCGTCTCGCCGACGGTGGCCTCCGCCAACGCGGGTGCCAGTCCGACCGAGGGCGACGCCCCCTCGTCCAAGCCGGGCGCGGATCGCGGCGACGCCGGATCGGACCGCGCGGGCGGCGACAACAGCGGGGCAGAGGCGACCGAGGTGGCGGGAGCGAACGGGGCGGACGCCGAGTCAGACGTGCGGGACGGTCCGGCAGCGAAGTCGGAGTCACCGGACGGCGAGCCGGAAACGCCGAGCTACGACGACGCGCCGATCCGGACGACCGCCGACGACGTGCCCGGGTTCGGCCCGCTCGTCACGCTAGTCGCGCTCCTGCTCACCGGGAGACTCGCCGCGCGACGGCGGAGTCGGGGCCCGTGA
- the gltB gene encoding glutamate synthase large subunit gives MTEPRSNTRGDSESSGRGGGLATVSDERSNCGIGGIVDLDGDPNHETVTDAVRLLENLEHRGTTGAEENTGDGAGIMVARPDGFFREVVDADLPDEYAVGSVFMPTEQSVQAEIHDVIAEVFSVYGLEVLAWRSVPTDNADLGATALDSEPEVAQLFAAPVEGAGLAERFTSEETRPDDVDPELLGFDRALYAARREIENAVADVDGAGRFYVCSLDRQRVVYKGLLKGSQLADYYPDLTDERFASHVALVHARFSTNTLGAWHLAHPYRNIVHNGEFNTIRGNVNWMRARENDLDHPAFGAELDTIKPVIDDPNQSDTASVDNAVELLLQAGRDLPHTLRMLIPEAFRDDDLMDAARTDFYDYHASLVEPWDGPALVIGFDGDRVAGVLDRNGLRPCRYEVTEENRLIVGSEVGALPTDPADVQRRGRLQPGEIFVADPEEGRIVPDDEVFAELTDEKYGEWVDERQVDLDEVVVEVDEESGSESPAEADDEGDEAPTVRAHQAAFGYTTDSLNHLVEPMAKDGKDPVGSMGDDTPLSVLSDVDRPLFTYFKQLFAQVSNPPIDYIREELVTSLETRIGNQRNLLDETPEHAEQIVSDSPILTDAETAALKALDSGPVDGDGPAFDSVTVDITYDREASLVDAVTRIRNESAAAIRDGADVVVLSDRAVGPDRLAVPSLLATGAVHHHLVRNGLRNRAGIVVESGEPHEVHHIATLVGYGADAIDPYLAYESIADVVAGPDGADESEALAAYRGALEDGLLKTMAKMGISTMESYQGAQIFEAVGLASEFVAEYFEGTEIRTEGIGIEEIEDDLRTRHAMAFGADPELETTGEYEHRSSGIKHGWNPQTVGTLQQAVRGGDYEQYREFAELVNDQSEELQTLRGLLEFESDRDPVPVEEVEPVESIVERFSTAAMSLGSISPEAHENNAIAMNRIGAKSNTGEGGEPPERFGTEKECSVKQVASGRFGVTADYLASADELQIKMAQGSKPGEGGHLPGEKVNEMIAHVRCSTPGVGLISPPPQHDIYSIEDLKQLIFDLKAASPDADVNVKLVSEAGIGTIAAGVAKANADVVHVSGHSGGTGASPKTSIKNAGLPWELGLAEANQMLRATGLRDRIRVTADGGLKTGRDVAVAAALGAEEYVFGTASLVTSGCVMARQCHENTCPVGVATQREDLRQRFPGQPDHVINYMTFIAQELRELMAELGYTEVEEFIGRPELLTQRETDHEKAKHLDLSAVIAEPAGDARTKTREQEDADIEALLDWDLIDEAAPAIEDGAPVALTRDVENVDRAVGATLSNRVVSEHGGEGLPDDTVTCRFDGYAGQSFGAFLAPGVTLELTGAANDYLGKGLSGGRIVVNTPDEAGYDPAENVVAGNVGLYGATDGEVYVNGVAGERFGVRNSGVRAVVEGVGDHGCEYMTGGVVAVLGDTGRNFAAGMSGGVAYVYDPDDRFDERVNRGMVSVSATLDESDERMLRRLVENHRAYTGSDRAAELLDDWAATLDDFVRVFPDAYADVIAEGKGADVRDEPPAAAETVPGAASDPTGQASSDD, from the coding sequence ATGACCGAGCCACGTAGTAACACCCGGGGGGATTCGGAGTCCTCGGGCCGCGGTGGGGGGCTTGCGACGGTATCGGACGAGCGATCGAACTGCGGGATCGGCGGGATCGTCGACCTCGACGGGGACCCGAACCACGAGACAGTGACCGATGCGGTCCGGCTGCTGGAGAACCTCGAGCACCGCGGCACCACGGGCGCCGAGGAGAACACCGGCGACGGGGCCGGCATCATGGTCGCGCGCCCGGACGGCTTCTTCCGCGAGGTCGTCGACGCCGACCTCCCCGACGAGTACGCGGTCGGCTCCGTCTTCATGCCGACCGAGCAGAGCGTCCAGGCGGAGATCCACGACGTCATCGCGGAGGTGTTCTCCGTCTACGGGCTGGAGGTGCTCGCGTGGCGCTCCGTCCCGACCGATAACGCCGACCTCGGCGCGACCGCGCTCGACTCGGAGCCGGAGGTCGCCCAGCTGTTCGCCGCGCCCGTCGAGGGTGCCGGTCTCGCAGAGCGGTTCACCAGCGAGGAGACCCGCCCGGACGACGTCGACCCGGAGCTGCTCGGGTTCGACCGCGCGCTGTATGCCGCCCGACGCGAGATCGAGAACGCGGTCGCCGACGTCGACGGGGCCGGGCGGTTCTACGTCTGCTCGCTCGACCGCCAGCGCGTCGTCTACAAGGGCCTGCTGAAGGGCTCGCAGCTCGCCGACTACTACCCGGACCTGACCGACGAGCGCTTCGCGAGCCACGTCGCCTTGGTCCACGCGCGGTTCTCGACGAACACGCTCGGCGCGTGGCACCTCGCGCACCCGTACCGCAACATCGTCCACAACGGCGAGTTCAACACGATCCGCGGGAACGTCAACTGGATGCGCGCCCGCGAGAACGACCTCGACCATCCGGCGTTCGGCGCCGAGCTCGACACGATCAAGCCGGTGATCGACGACCCGAACCAGTCGGACACCGCGAGCGTCGACAACGCGGTCGAACTGCTCCTCCAGGCCGGCCGCGACCTCCCGCACACGCTCCGGATGCTGATCCCGGAGGCGTTCCGCGACGACGACCTGATGGACGCGGCCCGCACCGACTTCTACGACTACCACGCCTCGCTCGTCGAGCCGTGGGACGGCCCCGCCCTCGTCATCGGCTTCGACGGCGACCGCGTCGCCGGCGTCCTCGACCGCAACGGGCTCCGCCCGTGCCGGTACGAGGTGACCGAGGAGAACCGGCTGATCGTCGGGAGCGAGGTCGGCGCGCTGCCGACCGACCCCGCCGACGTACAGCGCCGCGGGCGGCTCCAGCCCGGCGAGATATTCGTCGCCGACCCCGAGGAGGGGCGGATCGTCCCGGACGACGAGGTGTTCGCCGAGCTCACCGACGAGAAGTACGGCGAGTGGGTCGACGAGCGCCAGGTGGACCTCGACGAGGTCGTCGTCGAGGTCGACGAGGAAAGCGGATCTGAGAGCCCGGCCGAGGCCGACGACGAGGGCGACGAGGCCCCGACGGTCCGTGCCCACCAGGCCGCGTTCGGCTACACGACCGACTCGCTGAACCACCTCGTCGAGCCGATGGCGAAAGACGGGAAGGACCCGGTCGGCTCGATGGGCGACGACACGCCGCTGTCGGTCCTCTCCGACGTCGACCGCCCGCTGTTCACCTACTTCAAGCAGCTGTTCGCGCAGGTGTCGAACCCGCCGATCGACTACATCCGCGAGGAGCTCGTCACCTCGCTGGAGACCCGGATCGGGAACCAGCGGAACCTGCTCGACGAGACTCCCGAGCACGCCGAGCAGATCGTCTCCGACTCCCCCATCCTCACCGACGCCGAGACGGCGGCGCTGAAGGCGCTGGACAGCGGCCCCGTCGACGGCGACGGCCCCGCCTTCGACTCGGTGACCGTCGATATCACGTACGACCGCGAGGCGTCGCTCGTCGACGCCGTCACGCGGATCCGCAACGAGTCCGCGGCCGCGATCAGGGACGGCGCCGACGTGGTCGTCCTCTCCGACCGCGCGGTCGGCCCGGACCGGCTCGCGGTCCCGAGCCTGCTCGCGACCGGCGCGGTCCACCACCACCTCGTCCGGAACGGGCTGCGGAACCGCGCCGGAATCGTCGTCGAATCGGGCGAACCGCACGAAGTACACCACATCGCGACGCTCGTCGGCTACGGCGCCGACGCGATCGACCCGTACCTGGCGTACGAGTCTATCGCCGACGTCGTCGCCGGGCCCGACGGCGCCGACGAATCGGAGGCGCTCGCGGCGTACCGCGGCGCGCTGGAGGACGGCCTCCTCAAGACGATGGCGAAGATGGGCATCTCGACGATGGAGTCGTACCAGGGCGCCCAGATCTTCGAGGCGGTCGGGCTCGCCTCCGAGTTCGTCGCCGAGTACTTCGAGGGGACCGAGATCCGCACCGAGGGGATTGGGATCGAGGAGATCGAGGACGACCTCCGGACGCGCCACGCGATGGCGTTCGGCGCCGACCCCGAGCTGGAGACCACGGGCGAGTACGAGCACCGCTCGTCGGGGATCAAACACGGCTGGAACCCGCAGACGGTCGGGACGCTCCAGCAGGCGGTCCGCGGCGGCGACTACGAGCAGTACCGGGAGTTCGCCGAGCTGGTGAACGACCAGTCCGAGGAGCTCCAGACGCTCCGCGGGCTCCTCGAGTTCGAGTCCGACCGCGATCCGGTGCCGGTCGAGGAGGTCGAGCCGGTCGAGTCGATCGTCGAGCGCTTCTCGACGGCCGCGATGAGCCTCGGGAGCATCTCGCCGGAGGCCCACGAGAACAACGCGATCGCGATGAACCGGATCGGCGCGAAGTCGAACACCGGCGAGGGCGGCGAGCCGCCGGAGCGGTTCGGCACCGAGAAGGAGTGCTCGGTCAAGCAGGTCGCCTCCGGCCGGTTCGGCGTCACCGCCGACTACCTCGCGAGCGCGGACGAGCTGCAGATCAAGATGGCGCAGGGGTCGAAGCCCGGCGAGGGCGGTCACCTCCCCGGCGAGAAGGTGAACGAGATGATCGCGCACGTCCGGTGTTCCACGCCGGGCGTCGGGCTCATCTCGCCGCCGCCGCAACACGACATCTACTCGATCGAGGACCTCAAGCAGCTCATCTTCGATTTAAAGGCCGCGAGCCCGGACGCCGACGTCAACGTGAAGCTGGTGTCCGAGGCCGGCATCGGCACCATCGCGGCCGGCGTCGCGAAGGCGAACGCGGACGTCGTCCACGTCTCCGGCCACTCCGGCGGAACGGGGGCGTCCCCGAAGACGTCGATCAAGAACGCGGGGCTTCCGTGGGAGCTCGGACTGGCCGAGGCGAACCAGATGCTCCGCGCGACCGGCCTGCGCGACCGCATCCGCGTGACGGCCGACGGCGGGCTCAAGACCGGCCGCGACGTCGCGGTCGCGGCCGCGCTGGGCGCGGAGGAGTACGTGTTCGGCACCGCGTCGCTCGTCACCTCGGGCTGCGTGATGGCCCGGCAGTGCCACGAGAACACCTGCCCGGTCGGCGTCGCGACCCAGCGGGAGGACCTCCGCCAGCGCTTCCCCGGGCAGCCGGACCACGTCATCAACTACATGACGTTCATCGCCCAGGAGCTCCGCGAGCTCATGGCCGAGCTGGGGTACACCGAGGTCGAGGAGTTCATCGGGCGCCCCGAGCTGCTCACCCAGCGCGAGACGGACCACGAGAAGGCGAAGCACCTCGACCTCTCGGCGGTGATCGCCGAGCCCGCGGGCGACGCCCGGACGAAGACCCGCGAGCAGGAGGACGCCGACATCGAGGCCCTGCTCGACTGGGACCTCATCGACGAGGCGGCCCCGGCCATCGAGGACGGCGCGCCCGTCGCGCTCACCCGCGACGTGGAGAACGTCGACCGCGCGGTCGGCGCGACCCTCTCGAACCGCGTCGTCTCCGAGCACGGCGGCGAGGGGCTCCCGGACGACACCGTCACCTGTCGGTTCGACGGCTACGCCGGCCAGAGCTTCGGCGCGTTCCTCGCGCCCGGCGTCACCCTCGAGCTGACCGGCGCCGCCAACGACTACCTCGGGAAGGGGCTCTCCGGCGGCCGGATCGTGGTCAACACCCCCGACGAGGCGGGGTACGACCCCGCGGAGAACGTCGTCGCGGGCAACGTCGGGCTGTACGGCGCCACCGACGGCGAGGTGTACGTCAACGGCGTCGCCGGCGAGCGGTTCGGCGTCCGCAACTCCGGCGTGCGGGCGGTCGTCGAGGGCGTCGGCGACCACGGCTGCGAGTACATGACCGGTGGGGTCGTCGCCGTGCTCGGCGACACCGGCCGGAACTTCGCGGCCGGGATGTCCGGGGGGGTCGCCTACGTGTACGACCCGGACGACCGGTTCGACGAGCGCGTGAACCGCGGGATGGTATCGGTATCGGCGACGCTCGACGAGTCGGACGAGCGCATGCTGCGGCGGCTCGTCGAGAACCACCGGGCGTACACCGGCAGCGACCGCGCGGCCGAACTGCTCGACGATTGGGCGGCGACGCTGGACGACTTCGTGCGCGTCTTCCCCGACGCGTACGCCGACGTCATCGCCGAGGGCAAGGGCGCCGACGTGCGCGACGAGCCGCCGGCGGCGGCCGAGACCGTCCCCGGCGCCGCGAGCGACCCGACCGGGCAGGCGTCGAGCGACGACTGA